The following proteins come from a genomic window of Populus nigra chromosome 6, ddPopNigr1.1, whole genome shotgun sequence:
- the LOC133696233 gene encoding signal peptidase complex subunit 2-like, producing the protein MQEKKTEMANKKPKKANLLDHHSIKHILDESVSEIVTSRGYEEDVRMSNIRLFFGTIIIVIALFAQFYNKKFPQNREFLIGCIVLYIVFNGLLQLIIHLKEKNAILVTYPPKGSFTSTGLVVSSKLPRFSDEYTLTIASADPKSISAGKPVQFTKSVTQCFTKDGVLVEGLFWKDVEALINDYAAEPKKSK; encoded by the exons atgcaagaaaagaaaacggAAATGGCAAACAAGAAACCTAAGAAGGCAAATCTCTTAGATCACCACTCAATCAAGCACATTCTGGACGAATCCGTCTCCGAG ATTGTTACGAGTCGTGGATACGAAGAAGATGTGAGGATGAGCAATATAAGGTTGTTTTTTGGGACGATTATTATAGTGATTGCTCTCTTTGCTCAGTTCTACAACAAGAAATTCCCTCAGAATCGGGAATTTTTGATCGGATGCATCGTTTT GTATATAGTCTTCAATGGATTGTTGCAGCTGATCATCCACTTAAAAGAGAAGAATGCTATCTTAGTTACTTATCCTCCCAAG GGATCTTTCACCAGCACTGGTTTAGTGGTCTCTTCAAAATTGCCAAGATTTTCTGATGAGTACACGCTTACCATAGCTAGTGCTGATCCTAAATCAATTTCTGCAGGGAAACCAGTTCAGTTTACCAAAAGCGTCACCCAGTG CTTCACCAAGGATGGAGTTTTGGTGGAGGGCCTGTTCTGGAAAGATGTTGAGGCTCTAATTAATGATTATGCAGCTGAACCAAAGAAGAGCAAGTGA